CGCTGCTTGGAGTGATGGCCCTGCTGAAGACGCAGTTCCTCGACGTGATGTCCGGATTGGCAACCCAGGCGTCAGGATCGAGTAGTTCAGCCGCCGGTGGCGGGCAGTTCGGCGGGAACGTCGATACGGAGGCACTGTCGATGCTGTTCTTCCACGCGGTGACGCTCCAGGCGATCCTGTCGTCGTTCATCGCCGGATATATACGTGAGGTGAAAATAGCAGCGGGTGTTAAGTTCGCGGTCGTCCTCCAGACGATCGCACTCGCGGTGTGGATCGCGGTGGGATGACATCTGTTGGGTGGTTGTATGAACAATAGGGGACAAACGCCACAGGACTTCGCTGTCGGAGCGAGCATCTTGCTCCTCACGATCATCGGGACCTTCGTGTTCATTCAGGGCGGTGGGCTCTCAGTGTACGAAGACCCCGTGACAGCGATCGAACAGCCACAGGCCGACAGAGTCGCGTCGTACATCGTCGAGAACTACAGCGTCAGTGACAATCGGAATACGCTCCGCTACGACGAGCCAGGCGGGATCGACAGACTCCCGTCGGACCTCGGGGATCTCTCTTCAC
Above is a window of Haloarcula halophila DNA encoding:
- a CDS encoding DUF7287 family protein — translated: MNNRGQTPQDFAVGASILLLTIIGTFVFIQGGGLSVYEDPVTAIEQPQADRVASYIVENYSVSDNRNTLRYDEPGGIDRLPSDLGDLSSHAGVNVSSDRRTDPTLSVSIVNNSTLQSGELRPHTGATDLAWGAEYDNQTASTATRVISLNNDTNDVCDPICWLVVRAW